CTTTCACCCTATTATAAACCTACCGGAACATTATTAATATCATAATTTTTTGAAAGTATATTCATCATAGACTGTGTTAATGAGCTCATCAGAATGAATGTTTCGTGAGAAAATAGGATAATGAAAACGATCTAATTTATTGAGAATACGGATCAGATCCATTTTTTCATTATAATTAAGATTCCCGGCAACAATATTAGTAGCCTGACGAATTTTTTCCATTTGCTTTTCCAGCACCATTAATCCTCTCTCAGAAATATGGATTAATTTACTTCGTTTATCCAAATCAGAATCTGTTTGTTCAATCAATCCCTGACGCAGAAGTCTTGTAATGATAAGCATACCAACAGGCTTATCGTGAATATTTTTTTTGATGAGAGCCATCTTAGTCATCTCACCAAAAGCTTTTAAGTTGATCAAGTAAATAAAGTCTTCCTGAGTAGAAAATTCAGAATCTGTGATAGCCGACTTTGAATAGGTCTTAGCATATCGGTTAAGATGAACAAGTAATGTACTAATTGCGCTTTCCGCTGTTCTTCCATTCTCTTTTCCTTCCCAGTATGGCTCATCACCAGCACGCGTAGACTCAAGATTCTCCTTACCAGAAACCCACAGTTTAAAGCCCTCAATAGTGGGTGGATAGGAATTCGGAGATGTTTTATTATCTGATTCGAATTGCTCAAGAAGAGTCATAAAGTCTTTGATAAGGGTAAAATTCATGTCAATTAAAATACTATACAAATATACCTGCTTTTAATTTAATCTCAACTTTTTACTAGAGTGTATACAATTTTGATTTTTTATATTTAATAGTAAATGATACCGGCAGAAGAAAACCGAAATAAAAATTGTATTAATTATAAATAAGTATATTCCTGGAACGAGAAAAAGATAAAACTATCTATATTTTTCTATAAAAGGAATTTACTTTAAATATTTGCCAATTGAAAAAAGAATACAAATAAACTATAAATACTTATTATATACATTGTCCGAAACTTTAAAAAGCTCCGGACAGTATGTATTAAACTAACATTAATTGGTTTTTTTTCTCCATTCAGCCTTCACATCTTCAGCGGCATCTTTGGTATTTTCCCAGGCTTCATCAGCTTTATCCTTAATATCATCCCAGGCATCTGAAATATTTGACTTCACCCTTTCCAACCAGTCTTCATGAGAAGCTTCCTGATCATTATCTCTTTTTTCATTGATATAATCTTTGGCTTTATCCGCTAACTCACTTATTTTCCATTTTGAATTATCAGCTGCGTTTTTTAAAGAATTTTCGGTTTCATTAACTGCATTTTCTGCTTTGTTATAATCTGAATTATTCATAATAATATATTTAAAGTAATCGGTATATAAATAAACAATATTTATGCCTAAAAAACTATTTAGAATGTTAAAATTTATTAAACTTTAAACACCATTGAAGAAACTCCTCTCATATTCAAAACTATAAGCCTTCTATTGTCCGATTCTAAGTCTCAATCATATCTTCATGTAAAGAATAAACTATTTATTTCTGCTAAGCTTTTTAATCATTCCTTTAAAAATAATCCCATGAAACGGAAGAACCATAAACCAATATATCCGGTAGCGCCAGTAAGCAGTATTTTTTCCATGATGACACGATTTAAAGGTATGATAAAAAAACATTACCCTTCAGATAAAAGATTATATCTTCTCCAAAAGATGACCGAAATAGTCCTTTTTTCTAACGAGATAGCTTTCATTTATTCCATTGGGTTCAATTTCTAAAGGAATTCTACGGTTGAGATTGATGCTGCTGCTCTCAACAGACTTAATCTTTTCCGGATTATTGGTCAGCAGGTTTATTTCCTTAATATTTAAAATATCCAGCATTTCAACTGCTATATCAAAGTTTCTTCCGTCTGCCGGCAGTCCCAGTTTCAAATTAGCCTCAACAGTATCAAAACCTTTTTCCTGAAGTTCATAAGCCTTCAGTTTATTGATGATCCCAATATTTCGTCCTTCCTGTCTGAGATAAACAATAACTCCCCCATTTTCAGACATATATTTCATAGCAGCATCCAGCTGTTGTCCGCATTCACATTTTTTTGAATGAAAGACTTCTCCGGTAATACATTCCGAGTGAAAACGAACATTGACCACCTTATTAAAATCAGTATTCTCGGCCACTAAAACCAAATGAGGGCTCCAGTTTTCTTCATTTTCTGAAAATGCATACATCGTGAATAATCCGTAATCTGTAGGGATTCTTGATTTTGCTTGTATTTTGAGCATAAGTTCGATTTTAATTTAAAATTAATTGATCATCTATTTGGCAAACGGACTTTCTTTATCCTGTTTCACCCAGATGAGCTTTGATGTATCATAGCCTATTTCCTGTGCTTTGATCATAAAATTCTGTTTTACACTTTCAGGTATGCTTTTTTCACGGGAAAGAATCCACAGGTAATCTAAATTTTTCCCGGCAACCAATGCATATTGGTAATCTTCAAGTGCAACAATATTATACCCAGCATAAAAGGGTCCGAAAAAACTTACCTTCAATGCAGCTGTATTCTTGTTCTCTCTAAATTTCGCAGTACCATTAACAGAAACCCATTTATTCTTTTTAAAATTGTATCCGCTGTTAACTACTTTTACACTCCCGTCTACATTAAGACTGTATTGAGCCATTGCATTATCAAGGTCTTTTTCAAAACGATAATCAAATCTTGCAATTTCATACCATGTCCCTAAATACCTGTTAACATCAAACTGATTGACTGGCTGTGCTTTTTCAGGCATTGAAGAACATGATGTGAAGACACTAAATAATACTAAAATTATTAAGAACGTGAGAATGATTTTATTTTTCATTTTTAGTTATTTTTTTAAAGAAATAAATATTGAGTAAAAACTGACTGTATCCGTAAACGGTATCTTCAATAGGGATGGTTCCCATTCTGACCCCCAAAAAATCATCAGGATTATAGTTAACAACTGGTGAAGGAATTATAGAGCCCGTCAGTATTCCATTCACTGCAAAAAATCCGGGCATCAAAATCAGATATACAAAACTTGCCTTTCCTATCCATTCTTTTTTAGCAATAAAATGCAGATAGCAAAGGGTTATTAACGTTACAATAACTGTCAGCAAAGTATATATTCTCTCATAGTAAAGAAGTCCTGCCAAACAGAGAACAATAACAGCCGTAAACACAATAAGATTATTAAAGAGATCAGCCCATGCCAGCTTAAAAAATTTTTCAAGGCAATAGTAAGTAAAAACACAGGCGAATGGAATACAGTAAAAGAACAGCCATTCTTCTATAGGAAGCCCTGAAATTTTAACCCCTAATGTATACCTGTAATCAAACCACCATACACCTTTTCCTGTGAACCATATATCCCACACAATAAAAGGAATTGCTACGATTGTAGATGACAACAGAAACTTTCCGAAAAGTTTATTAAACTGTATTCTTCTGTCAAAAGAAGCCAAAAAGCAAATAATGACTGTGAAAAAATTAATCAGTATGTAAGTATATTGCATCATTTTTTATTGAAATACATTTTAAAATAGACCATAGGAACCCACAAAAAGCCAAAGCACTCTCCTTCTTCTTTTCCTAAATGTTTGTGGTGCTGTTTATGAGCACGTCTGATGGCAAGCAAATAGGGGTTCTTTGTTTTTGTAAAAACCTTTGCTCTTTGATGAATAAAAATATCATGGACAAAGAAATAGGCCATTCCGTAAAGACTTATTCCCAAGCCAACAAAAAACAGATAATTGAATTCCTGCCTTACCCCTGCATATAATAATGCAATAGCAGGGCTGGCAAAAATGAAAAAGAACAGATCATTCCTCTCCAGCTTCCCGTCATGGCTGTGATCATGATGATCGCGGTGCAGGCCCCACAAAAAACCATGCATAATATATCTGTGGATCAGCCATGTGGCGCCTTCCATGGAAATAAAAACACACAAAACGATCAGAAAATTCATATTAATTATGTTCTTGGTTAAAAAGATCATTCAACACTCTGTATCTGAAATCGAAAATACTTCTGAGCTTTTCTTTAACAAACAAGCGATGGGCTATTCTTCCTAAAACCCCAAACGGGAGTTCATAATCTACAGTATCTTTCATCAATATACCATTCTCATCAGGAATAAACTCATGAAAATGATTCCAATGCTTATAAGGGCCTTTTTTCTGAAAGTCCGTAAAGCTTTTACCCTCTTCTACCTGACTGATAATGGTTTTCCACTTCATCGGAATTCCCAATACAGGAGAAACTGTATAATCTATTTCCATTCCTTCAAAAATAGATTCATCCTTAATATCTGAAAGAACCACAAAACTCATGTTTTCAGGCGTTATTTCGGATAAGTTATGAGGGGATGAAAAGAATTTCCATGCCGTCTCAATATTGCACCTCAAATGCTGTTCTCTATATAATCTGTACATCATTTATTTTTTTGTTAAACTCCTTTTAAACAGTGCATGTATTACAAATAAGCAGATTTGTATCTTATATAGCTTTTGAATGCAACCAACAACTTCTGTGAATTGGCAATCCTGATTCTCTGCTGCAAAATATGCTGAGAACTTGTTTTCTTTATTTTTTCAAATAGCAGCAGATAGTATCTGTAGGCCAAGTATACTCCGAACATCGAAGAGCTTGGAAGCTTCTTAATTCCTTGTAATGCTTCTTTAAATTCTTCTTCAATTTCTTTTTCAATCTGGGCTTTTACAGTATTATCAAAGACAGACATATTCAGAGACGGGAAATAGGTTCTACCCAAAATCTGATAATCATCTTTCAGGTCCCGTAAAAAATTTACTTTTTGAAAAGCAGATCCCAACTTCATGGCAAATGGTTTAAGTTTTTCAAATTGCTGTTTATCGCCTTCTGTAAATATCTGCAGGCACATAAGACCTACCACTTCTGCAGAGCCATAGATATACTCATTATAAAGATCGGAGTTGTAGTCTATTTTTTGCAGATCCATTTCCATGCTGTGCAAAAACTGATCGATCAATTGAATATTAATATCATAGTGGCGAACCGCTTCCTGAAATGAATGTAAAATGGGATTGAGTGATATACCGTCCTTCAGCGCTTCATAAGTTTCGTTTTTTAGACTTTTCAAAAGCTTCTCTTTATCATACCCATGAAAGCTATCAACAATTTCATCTGCAAGACGCACATATCCATAAACAGCATAAACAGCAGGTCTGATAGAAGGCTTCAAAGCCAATATTCCTAATGAAAAACTGGTACTGTATTTTTGAGTAGTATACTTGCTTACCTTGCGAGACAACTCATCAAACAATTTTTTCATATTATTTTATTTTTAGTTTATTAACCTCTCCTGCTACAATCTTTCCAGAAATAACTGACGGGGGAACTCCTGGTCCCGGAACAGTTAACTGGCCGGTATAAAAAAGATTGCTGATCTTTTTATTCCTTATTTTAGGCTTCAGAACAGCAGTCTGTGATAAAGTGTTGGACAATCCATAGGCATTCCCCTGATAAGCATTATAATCCGAAATAAAATCACTTACACAATAGCTTCTCTTGTATTCAATCCTGGAGATAAGATCGGTTTCTCCTGTATGTTTTTCAATTCTTTCCAGCATTTCCTTCAGGTATTTTTCTCTTACAGTCTCCTCATCATGTATTCCCGGTGTGAGGGGTAACAGTAAAAAAAGATTTTCACACCCTTCAGGAGCTATATCCGGATCAGTTTTGGAAGGGCAGCACGCATAAAAAAGCGGTTTAGCAGGCCATTTTTTATTTTTATAAATGCAGTCTATATGATCATCAAGATTGTTTTCAAAAAATAGAGTATGATGTTTTAAATGAGATATTTTCCCTTTGATTCCCAGGTAATAAATCAGACATGAAGGAGCAAAGGTTCTCGTTTTCCAATAGGCATCATTATAGTTTCTAAGTGATTTGGAAATTAATGTTTCTGTGTGATGGTAATCTGATGATGCAATCACTGCATCAAATTCATAATCTTTACCATTTGCTGTTATTGAGACCACTTTCCCGTTTTCTGTATTGATTTTCTTTACCTCATGATTGAAATGAAAAGTTACCCCCTGCTTTTCTGCAACGTCTTTCATACCAAGAACAAGTTGATAAAAACCTCCCATGGGGTATTTGGTCCCCAAAACATATCCCCCATAATTCATAAGACTGTAAAGTGCGGGAATATTCTGAGGTGAGGCACCAAGGAATATAACCGGGAATTCCATCAGGGATCTGAGTTTAGGATCAGAAAAATAACCTGAAACATATTTCCTGAAATTACTCAAAAGATCAAGCTTCAGTGCACTGCCTGCTATTTTTAAAGAAGCAAATTCCAACCAGTTATAACAAGGTTTTGTGACAAAGTCTTTCATTCCTACCTCATACTTGAATTGAGCAGACTGCATGAATGTATCATACTTCTTCCCCGCTCCTTTTTCTGTTTTTTCAAATAACTCCCGGATCTCATCATTTTTCTCAGGAACTGAAATCTTTTCTTCTGAAAAGACCATCTCAAACTGGGGATCTAAAGAAACAAGCTTAAAAAAATCAGAGACTTTGCAGTCAAAATCGCTGAAAAAGCCTTCGATAATATCAGGCATCCAGTACCAGCTGGGCCCCATGTCAAAAACATACCCTTGTTCTGTTCTAAATTGCCTTGCACGACCTCCCGGCTGGTCATGTTTTTCAAATACATGCACTTCATTTCCTGATTTAGCAGCATATGCAGCAGCAGACAGCCCTGAAAATCCAGAACCAATTACAGCAATTCTCTTTCTTAAGTTTCCAGTATCCATTGTTACTTATTTAATAGTTTTAACAACTCTATTTAATACGGCATCAGCTCAACCTTTTATATGCAATATCCAACAGATCCCTCGTATCCAGATTCATATGGTAAAAAGAATTATGAAATTCATCCAGTTTAGAGAGTATCGCTATGAGCAGCATTTGTTCAGAGTGAGCAAGATTCCCCACTACAACATTTGAGGCTTTACGGATTTCATCCATATTTTCCTCCAATACAGTAAGCCCTTTCTCTGTTATCTGAATATGCTTTGTTCGTTTATCTTTTTCAGAGACTGTCTGCTCAACCCAACCATGACGAATTAATCGATTAATAATAAGTATACCTGAAGATTTTTCATGCACATTATGTCTTATCAATTCCATTTTTGTCATTGCTCCCATCGTTTTCAGACCTATCAGATAAATAAAATCATCCTGGCTTGAAAAAACTGAATTGCCAATTGATCTGGAGTAAGTTTTTGCATACCTTCCCATCCTTATCAATAATGTATTGATGACACTATCAGAACTTCTTCCCGATTCTTTACCTATCCAACATGGATCTATTGATTCAGAAGTATTTTTACAGGAAGAATTGATCCACTCCGTAAAACCCTGAAGATCGTTGCTGTATAACGACTTACCTTCATTTTGCTCCATAAATTGCTGAACAAGTTCTACAACTGATTTTATAAGATCAAAATTCATAACCTATACATTAGTATACAAATATACTTATAAAAGTTTACAAATATACTTATATGTTATTTTATTTTAAAGCTAAGGAATTACAATATGGAGATTTAAAGATTTACCTCTAAAGAAAGAGTAGACACCTAAAAATACAAAACACTAACAAACAACAACTTAAACAACAAGAAAGAAGGTTAAAAAAAAGAGAGTCATGAAAGGGAGATTAACAAGCAATAGTATATTTATAAACCTAATTATATTTTTAATATAAAAATATGGGCCATAATATACTTGAATACACCAAGTTAAAATTTGATTATTAAACTCTTCTAAATATTCAATTGCAATAATATAGACTATACTTTTGGGAGCTAAAAACTAAATCCCCCATTCTTTTATTGTAGTTGATACATAAATATATTTAATATCAAAGTATATTTTCAAAAATGAGTTATACTTCGTATATATTAAAATGGCAAATATCTTCTTATTAAGTTTCAAAAAAATAGTCAACACTCATTAAATAACTTTAGAATTCTATCAAGATCTTCTAGAAATTGGTTCGAAGATAATCCTGTCGAGCTCACAAACGCCAAACAGCGCCACTTTAAGACAAGTGGCGCCGTTTATTTTATCTTCGATTTCAAAATAAGCCAATTGTTTTGGTTTTAGATATTTCTTGCTGCAAGATATTC
This region of Chryseobacterium vaccae genomic DNA includes:
- a CDS encoding MarR family winged helix-turn-helix transcriptional regulator encodes the protein MNFTLIKDFMTLLEQFESDNKTSPNSYPPTIEGFKLWVSGKENLESTRAGDEPYWEGKENGRTAESAISTLLVHLNRYAKTYSKSAITDSEFSTQEDFIYLINLKAFGEMTKMALIKKNIHDKPVGMLIITRLLRQGLIEQTDSDLDKRSKLIHISERGLMVLEKQMEKIRQATNIVAGNLNYNEKMDLIRILNKLDRFHYPIFSRNIHSDELINTVYDEYTFKKL
- a CDS encoding phytoene desaturase family protein, producing the protein MDTGNLRKRIAVIGSGFSGLSAAAYAAKSGNEVHVFEKHDQPGGRARQFRTEQGYVFDMGPSWYWMPDIIEGFFSDFDCKVSDFFKLVSLDPQFEMVFSEEKISVPEKNDEIRELFEKTEKGAGKKYDTFMQSAQFKYEVGMKDFVTKPCYNWLEFASLKIAGSALKLDLLSNFRKYVSGYFSDPKLRSLMEFPVIFLGASPQNIPALYSLMNYGGYVLGTKYPMGGFYQLVLGMKDVAEKQGVTFHFNHEVKKINTENGKVVSITANGKDYEFDAVIASSDYHHTETLISKSLRNYNDAYWKTRTFAPSCLIYYLGIKGKISHLKHHTLFFENNLDDHIDCIYKNKKWPAKPLFYACCPSKTDPDIAPEGCENLFLLLPLTPGIHDEETVREKYLKEMLERIEKHTGETDLISRIEYKRSYCVSDFISDYNAYQGNAYGLSNTLSQTAVLKPKIRNKKISNLFYTGQLTVPGPGVPPSVISGKIVAGEVNKLKIK
- a CDS encoding lipocalin family protein, translating into MKNKIILTFLIILVLFSVFTSCSSMPEKAQPVNQFDVNRYLGTWYEIARFDYRFEKDLDNAMAQYSLNVDGSVKVVNSGYNFKKNKWVSVNGTAKFRENKNTAALKVSFFGPFYAGYNIVALEDYQYALVAGKNLDYLWILSREKSIPESVKQNFMIKAQEIGYDTSKLIWVKQDKESPFAK
- a CDS encoding phytoene/squalene synthase family protein encodes the protein MKKLFDELSRKVSKYTTQKYSTSFSLGILALKPSIRPAVYAVYGYVRLADEIVDSFHGYDKEKLLKSLKNETYEALKDGISLNPILHSFQEAVRHYDINIQLIDQFLHSMEMDLQKIDYNSDLYNEYIYGSAEVVGLMCLQIFTEGDKQQFEKLKPFAMKLGSAFQKVNFLRDLKDDYQILGRTYFPSLNMSVFDNTVKAQIEKEIEEEFKEALQGIKKLPSSSMFGVYLAYRYYLLLFEKIKKTSSQHILQQRIRIANSQKLLVAFKSYIRYKSAYL
- the ribA gene encoding GTP cyclohydrolase II; its protein translation is MLKIQAKSRIPTDYGLFTMYAFSENEENWSPHLVLVAENTDFNKVVNVRFHSECITGEVFHSKKCECGQQLDAAMKYMSENGGVIVYLRQEGRNIGIINKLKAYELQEKGFDTVEANLKLGLPADGRNFDIAVEMLDILNIKEINLLTNNPEKIKSVESSSINLNRRIPLEIEPNGINESYLVRKKDYFGHLLEKI
- a CDS encoding SRPBCC family protein, giving the protein MMYRLYREQHLRCNIETAWKFFSSPHNLSEITPENMSFVVLSDIKDESIFEGMEIDYTVSPVLGIPMKWKTIISQVEEGKSFTDFQKKGPYKHWNHFHEFIPDENGILMKDTVDYELPFGVLGRIAHRLFVKEKLRSIFDFRYRVLNDLFNQEHN
- a CDS encoding sterol desaturase family protein produces the protein MNFLIVLCVFISMEGATWLIHRYIMHGFLWGLHRDHHDHSHDGKLERNDLFFFIFASPAIALLYAGVRQEFNYLFFVGLGISLYGMAYFFVHDIFIHQRAKVFTKTKNPYLLAIRRAHKQHHKHLGKEEGECFGFLWVPMVYFKMYFNKK
- a CDS encoding lycopene cyclase domain-containing protein, with protein sequence MMQYTYILINFFTVIICFLASFDRRIQFNKLFGKFLLSSTIVAIPFIVWDIWFTGKGVWWFDYRYTLGVKISGLPIEEWLFFYCIPFACVFTYYCLEKFFKLAWADLFNNLIVFTAVIVLCLAGLLYYERIYTLLTVIVTLITLCYLHFIAKKEWIGKASFVYLILMPGFFAVNGILTGSIIPSPVVNYNPDDFLGVRMGTIPIEDTVYGYSQFLLNIYFFKKITKNEK
- a CDS encoding MarR family winged helix-turn-helix transcriptional regulator; translation: MNFDLIKSVVELVQQFMEQNEGKSLYSNDLQGFTEWINSSCKNTSESIDPCWIGKESGRSSDSVINTLLIRMGRYAKTYSRSIGNSVFSSQDDFIYLIGLKTMGAMTKMELIRHNVHEKSSGILIINRLIRHGWVEQTVSEKDKRTKHIQITEKGLTVLEENMDEIRKASNVVVGNLAHSEQMLLIAILSKLDEFHNSFYHMNLDTRDLLDIAYKRLS